In one Burkholderiales bacterium GJ-E10 genomic region, the following are encoded:
- a CDS encoding putative methyl-accepting chemotaxis sensory transducer codes for MIAAIQVFLGQIYAPLGSLSGIPLLCFLLASFLTIAYVFGFLGKGFVVGSQLKKAVSAVEALSDGGKGVSPDRVAKAMEREPLRHLWNEYSDSLHEVKRGSGAAGALTEIRATQPAELFFTREALVDSRLLDDFVRHLPGLLTGIGIIGTFFGLLGGLSGFDASTSATAVAGLKPLLMGVAHAFLVSATAIACAMFVTSTSRFLLARCYQLVEKLNHKIDALYSTGAGEEYLSRLVHSSEKAEAHAAQLKQALIEDLTTLMTNLTERQIQAQIHSHQSLGTQLGETLSGPLKEMTNALQTTSQGNSQAVTGMLESMLAGFMAKLEDTFGGQMRGINEQIAHSVEVMNTAQSSLQKLIDDMGRANQQAANGLSGVLEEAIRQNSANQAAMVDQMRDFLQEMRSRATEEQDKAKRAMDEAVGSVLKQLSVAVEQMEEVRRGAVAQEQGRNQQLSQRTQELVSGLSGQVDTLLKSVGDIGAVSLRAVEGMNAGAATMESAARRFESAGGSVSTVFDKSQHVAEQLTTASGALQTAAAAIREGFQKYDSTRAAVDGHVASLTALVETAKREAGLSKVILTDLERIVEQLRRAESQSEAYLQGVNGALVEAFEKFGTALNNQLTKTIGATDSHMERGVQHLTGVVDEIAAAMSRLKKV; via the coding sequence ATGATTGCGGCAATTCAGGTGTTTTTGGGGCAAATCTATGCTCCGCTCGGAAGTCTCTCTGGAATTCCCCTTCTGTGCTTCCTCCTGGCCAGCTTCTTGACCATCGCCTATGTGTTCGGATTTCTTGGGAAAGGATTTGTTGTCGGCTCGCAATTGAAGAAGGCTGTAAGCGCAGTCGAAGCGCTATCGGACGGGGGGAAAGGGGTCTCTCCCGATCGGGTCGCAAAGGCTATGGAGCGGGAGCCGCTACGGCACCTATGGAACGAATACAGCGACTCGCTGCATGAGGTGAAAAGAGGGTCCGGCGCAGCAGGGGCGCTTACGGAGATTCGCGCAACACAACCTGCTGAACTCTTTTTTACGCGGGAAGCGCTGGTGGATAGCCGCCTTCTCGATGACTTTGTGCGGCACCTTCCAGGTCTTTTGACCGGAATTGGGATTATCGGGACATTTTTTGGGTTGCTCGGCGGCTTGTCTGGTTTCGATGCATCCACATCGGCTACTGCCGTGGCCGGCTTAAAGCCGCTTTTGATGGGCGTCGCCCATGCATTTCTGGTATCCGCTACTGCGATTGCCTGCGCAATGTTCGTCACATCTACCAGTAGATTTCTCCTGGCACGGTGTTACCAGCTCGTGGAAAAGCTAAACCACAAGATTGATGCCCTCTATTCAACCGGCGCCGGGGAGGAGTACCTGTCGCGTCTTGTCCATTCGTCGGAAAAGGCCGAGGCGCATGCGGCCCAGCTAAAGCAGGCGCTAATCGAAGATTTGACAACGCTCATGACAAATCTGACCGAGCGCCAGATTCAAGCGCAAATTCATAGCCACCAATCGCTTGGGACGCAACTCGGAGAAACGCTTTCCGGGCCTTTAAAGGAAATGACCAACGCGCTTCAAACAACCAGCCAGGGAAATAGCCAGGCCGTAACGGGCATGCTGGAATCCATGCTGGCCGGGTTTATGGCAAAGCTTGAAGATACGTTCGGCGGGCAAATGAGGGGAATAAATGAACAGATAGCGCATTCCGTAGAGGTAATGAATACCGCGCAATCCTCTTTGCAGAAGCTTATCGATGACATGGGGCGAGCCAATCAGCAGGCGGCCAATGGCCTGAGCGGGGTACTCGAGGAAGCAATAAGGCAAAACTCGGCAAACCAAGCTGCCATGGTCGATCAAATGCGTGACTTCCTCCAGGAAATGCGTTCCCGAGCTACGGAGGAGCAGGACAAGGCCAAGCGAGCAATGGACGAGGCGGTCGGAAGCGTACTGAAGCAACTTTCCGTCGCGGTCGAGCAAATGGAAGAGGTGAGGAGAGGCGCGGTAGCTCAAGAACAGGGGCGAAACCAACAGTTGTCGCAGAGAACGCAAGAGCTGGTATCCGGACTATCCGGCCAAGTCGATACATTGCTGAAATCGGTTGGTGATATCGGAGCGGTGTCGCTGCGAGCGGTAGAGGGAATGAATGCGGGCGCGGCAACCATGGAGTCAGCGGCACGACGATTTGAAAGTGCCGGAGGTTCTGTCTCGACGGTATTTGACAAGTCCCAACATGTCGCAGAGCAACTAACGACAGCCTCCGGAGCTTTGCAGACCGCAGCCGCTGCAATTCGAGAGGGATTCCAGAAATACGACTCCACGCGTGCGGCAGTAGATGGTCATGTCGCGTCGCTTACCGCCTTGGTTGAGACCGCAAAGCGGGAAGCTGGCTTGTCTAAGGTGATCCTGACGGATTTGGAACGAATTGTCGAGCAATTGCGGCGCGCGGAAAGCCAAAGCGAGGCCTATTTGCAGGGCGTGAATGGTGCGTTGGTTGAGGCGTTTGAAAAATTCGGCACCGCCCTGAACAACCAGCTAACCAAGACGATCGGCGCGACAGATTCTCATATGGAACGCGGCGTTCAACATCTGACCGGGGTGGTAGACGAAATAGCGGCGGCAATGTCGCGCTTGAAGAAGGTATAA
- a CDS encoding SNF2-like protein: MIRFVDPLEDASVEGLNALAGQSAKKEDELLVAYLAQLAIEERCSIAPDGVTILWSTIYDLQEDDSHQDVLHQLGLPAAGALRPVLDSSDTLADSTFEILVDGWAVDGTEVRVLRIDGAIAVLQDQSWLLGRSAWACYQAIKKFADRDADHRTQNENELGWGSIRQLADAAGAYYRSPYLETTYVLTPQSIRLPLQKQETSFGRVVTVEPTFEGAPSGWLKAFDGFNSVQPHYDLTSSGLGHVRVVVSEPVRKVLNVIKQEMPGRRVAGARAERFIHNPWAFLGDAAREVIKEEEFEEDRAGIGAIAAIFSIAPRIDNSRVTQVDLLITEHFHGGAARTERESFSTPAELQRFVQSIKSALEDERPRFPWNEYDLTVDGNSASTLELAQQMLCLWENQPQEIISFEDIYEIAGYSNRIEGIGVAKAIYVPVFQKETDDEETGWTPSDLTPMVKVTLTGHEGSVLIPLTREWVDKFQEQVAAAESTKAAEVRNESLPTPVETTQARALVDAFRTMLDGQEDIKKDRPRTPSKDSPKPEKILVKMNFSDIDYREERRLTLALPSEASPSLPKCLRPAIELKKHQLNGVAWFQHLVSRAPIDCRGALLADDMGLGKTLQLLTVLGSYYERHPNASPSLILAPKSLVDNWAGETEKFFTESYPKVLVLYGDELRKRKQPQSLIDERLRQRGIVDLLIPDWPGSAKIVITTYETLVNFEFSLARQPFAFVVCDEAQRIKTPGTQTSIAVRALKADFRIACTGTPVENTLSDLWSLFDFVQPGLLGSLEEFSRTYRRPIECNTEEQKAALKQLQEAIAPQTLRRTKQDISDELPRKYFAYRAGEDITPEFKERLDQGDRLLVPMSSYQNVLYLGGLKKLRDANQESDSIKRARLSFGALHLMKAVCAEPYCLPGMKFEIAKSGYETHLENSPKLAWLLKQLSQIKAREEKAIIFTELREVQLALFHFLKEEFGLKPFVINGDSQNRQRYIDRFSESPGFDVIILSTLAAGAGLNVTAANHVFHFTRAWNPAKENQATDRAYRIGQKKDVFVYCPIVATPDYPTFDVRLDELLKAKDKLANSTIDGSEMEVMLNGSGSDISKSELFAAEDGAEPQRRFLTMDDVDRMDGTRFEIFCRFLWEREGYLASITKKRGGDGGIDIVALKGRNGELLQCKSSLSDGLGWDAIKEVTAGSARYQAQHPGTLFRRIAVTNQTFTKGARSQAEANSVFLVERNRLEELLGKYPVDNFEFDLEVDRWIAWFQ, translated from the coding sequence ATGATCCGGTTTGTTGATCCATTGGAGGACGCATCTGTCGAAGGCCTCAACGCTCTAGCGGGTCAATCGGCAAAAAAGGAGGATGAGCTCCTCGTTGCCTATCTCGCTCAGCTTGCCATTGAAGAGCGATGTTCAATTGCCCCCGATGGTGTCACCATACTTTGGAGCACGATTTATGACCTCCAGGAAGACGACAGCCACCAGGACGTTCTGCACCAATTGGGGTTGCCGGCGGCGGGAGCCCTACGCCCGGTTCTGGATTCAAGCGACACCCTGGCGGACTCAACGTTCGAAATTCTCGTTGACGGTTGGGCCGTAGACGGTACCGAAGTGCGCGTTTTGCGAATAGACGGCGCCATCGCCGTTCTGCAAGATCAATCCTGGCTCCTGGGTCGGTCTGCTTGGGCGTGCTATCAGGCAATCAAGAAGTTTGCTGACCGGGACGCCGATCATCGGACCCAGAACGAAAATGAGCTCGGCTGGGGCAGCATTCGTCAGTTGGCTGATGCGGCTGGCGCGTATTACCGGTCTCCCTACCTGGAGACGACGTATGTATTGACGCCGCAATCTATCCGCCTCCCTCTTCAGAAGCAGGAGACTTCATTCGGACGGGTCGTTACGGTCGAACCGACGTTCGAGGGCGCGCCGTCAGGCTGGCTGAAGGCATTTGACGGATTTAATTCGGTCCAACCTCACTACGACCTAACGAGTTCCGGTCTCGGGCACGTTCGCGTCGTCGTGTCGGAACCTGTCCGGAAGGTCCTCAATGTCATCAAGCAGGAAATGCCAGGCCGGCGGGTCGCCGGCGCTCGGGCGGAGCGCTTTATCCACAACCCGTGGGCATTTCTTGGCGATGCGGCGCGGGAGGTAATCAAAGAAGAAGAATTTGAAGAGGATCGAGCGGGCATTGGGGCCATAGCCGCTATCTTTTCTATTGCGCCAAGAATTGACAACTCCCGGGTCACACAGGTCGACCTGCTTATTACGGAGCACTTCCACGGTGGCGCCGCTCGAACCGAGCGGGAATCCTTTTCTACGCCGGCAGAGCTGCAACGGTTTGTCCAAAGCATCAAATCCGCTCTAGAGGATGAGAGACCTCGATTTCCCTGGAATGAATATGACCTGACGGTCGATGGAAATTCCGCCTCGACGCTAGAACTCGCACAGCAAATGCTTTGCCTCTGGGAAAACCAACCCCAGGAAATCATTTCATTCGAGGATATCTACGAAATTGCAGGATATAGCAATCGAATCGAAGGAATTGGCGTCGCCAAAGCCATATACGTTCCCGTATTTCAAAAGGAAACGGACGACGAGGAGACAGGCTGGACACCTAGTGACTTAACCCCGATGGTCAAAGTGACCCTGACGGGTCACGAGGGAAGCGTCCTCATTCCGTTGACGAGGGAGTGGGTTGATAAGTTTCAAGAGCAAGTGGCGGCGGCAGAGTCGACGAAGGCCGCGGAGGTTCGAAACGAGTCCCTACCAACACCCGTCGAAACGACGCAAGCTCGGGCTCTGGTCGATGCATTTCGAACAATGTTGGACGGCCAGGAGGATATAAAAAAGGATCGGCCAAGAACCCCCTCGAAGGATAGCCCGAAGCCAGAAAAAATTCTGGTGAAAATGAATTTCAGCGATATCGACTATCGGGAGGAGCGTAGGTTAACTTTAGCTCTTCCGAGTGAAGCCAGTCCAAGTCTACCGAAATGTCTCCGACCAGCGATCGAGCTTAAAAAGCACCAGCTCAACGGTGTTGCTTGGTTTCAACATTTGGTTTCACGCGCACCAATCGATTGTCGTGGTGCGCTGCTTGCCGACGACATGGGCCTCGGCAAAACGCTACAGCTGCTTACGGTTCTTGGGTCCTATTACGAGCGACACCCGAACGCATCGCCTTCGCTAATTCTCGCGCCGAAAAGTCTGGTCGACAATTGGGCTGGCGAGACCGAAAAGTTTTTCACGGAGTCCTACCCCAAGGTTCTTGTCCTTTACGGGGATGAGTTGCGAAAAAGAAAGCAGCCGCAATCCCTGATCGACGAACGTCTGCGGCAACGGGGAATCGTTGACCTTCTGATTCCGGATTGGCCGGGAAGTGCCAAAATTGTCATTACCACGTACGAAACGCTGGTCAATTTCGAGTTTTCGCTAGCCAGGCAGCCATTTGCGTTTGTTGTATGCGACGAAGCTCAACGCATAAAGACTCCAGGTACGCAAACATCGATCGCCGTCAGGGCACTCAAGGCCGATTTTCGAATCGCCTGCACGGGAACGCCGGTCGAAAACACGCTATCGGACTTGTGGTCTCTTTTCGATTTTGTTCAGCCGGGGCTCCTCGGAAGTCTAGAGGAGTTTAGTAGAACCTATCGGCGTCCAATCGAGTGCAATACGGAGGAGCAGAAGGCGGCGCTCAAACAACTCCAGGAGGCAATCGCACCACAAACTTTACGACGCACCAAACAAGATATCAGCGACGAGCTACCAAGGAAATACTTTGCCTATCGTGCAGGCGAGGACATTACACCGGAATTCAAGGAACGCCTTGATCAGGGCGATCGACTGCTCGTGCCCATGTCAAGCTATCAGAACGTCCTCTATCTTGGGGGATTAAAGAAGCTACGGGATGCAAATCAAGAGAGTGATTCCATTAAGCGGGCTAGGTTAAGCTTTGGGGCCCTCCATCTCATGAAGGCAGTCTGCGCCGAGCCATACTGCCTTCCTGGAATGAAATTTGAAATTGCCAAGTCAGGGTACGAGACCCATCTCGAAAATTCCCCAAAACTTGCATGGCTTCTCAAGCAGCTAAGTCAAATCAAGGCGCGCGAAGAAAAGGCAATCATTTTTACCGAGTTGCGAGAGGTGCAGTTGGCGTTGTTTCATTTCTTGAAGGAAGAATTTGGACTCAAGCCATTCGTGATTAACGGAGACTCGCAGAATCGCCAGCGGTACATTGATCGGTTTTCGGAATCCCCCGGCTTTGATGTAATCATCCTTTCCACTTTGGCGGCTGGAGCCGGATTGAATGTAACAGCTGCAAATCACGTCTTCCACTTTACAAGAGCTTGGAACCCGGCGAAGGAAAACCAGGCGACCGATCGCGCATATCGTATTGGCCAGAAAAAGGATGTGTTTGTCTACTGCCCGATTGTCGCAACACCCGACTACCCCACGTTTGACGTGCGGTTGGATGAGCTGCTCAAGGCAAAGGACAAGTTGGCGAACTCCACCATTGATGGCTCGGAGATGGAGGTCATGCTCAACGGGAGTGGCTCTGATATCTCGAAATCAGAGCTATTTGCTGCCGAGGATGGGGCGGAGCCGCAACGCCGGTTCCTCACCATGGACGATGTGGACCGTATGGACGGCACCCGTTTCGAGATATTTTGTAGGTTTCTCTGGGAGAGAGAGGGGTATCTTGCCTCCATCACCAAGAAGCGCGGGGGCGACGGGGGAATTGACATCGTCGCGCTAAAGGGGCGTAACGGCGAGCTACTCCAGTGCAAGAGCAGCTTGTCAGACGGCCTCGGGTGGGACGCCATTAAGGAAGTCACCGCCGGATCAGCCCGATATCAGGCCCAACACCCGGGAACCCTATTTCGTCGGATCGCGGTTACCAATCAAACATTTACGAAGGGCGCGAGGAGCCAGGCAGAAGCAAACAGCGTATTCCTTGTCGAGCGCAATAGGCTTGAAGAGCTCCTTGGAAAGTACCCTGTTGATAACTTTGAGTTTGATCTCGAGGTCGACAGGTGGATCGCGTGGTTTCAATAG
- a CDS encoding UDP-N-acetylmuramoylalanine--D-glutamate ligase gives MIPAGCKKVEWHWNPLTPKEVNWTREKIYRLSLDEAAEASGISVAEWEDIEAGRRHITRKEWLAFCVLTDYLDKVGFVIKEGPGRPLFEPKDMYLEQQICLVNDRKQFVSVGNRLASYRAFMAMNWPFDPSRTMNPGDELWVVCTDEGEWGTREEQGAFLQWFPPPGQPMSRGIGILRGNRLRDMPYFQPSKLYPDFDMARPGIS, from the coding sequence ATGATTCCCGCTGGATGCAAAAAAGTCGAATGGCATTGGAATCCGTTAACTCCCAAGGAAGTGAACTGGACTAGGGAGAAGATATACCGACTGTCCCTCGATGAGGCCGCGGAGGCGTCTGGCATCAGTGTTGCAGAGTGGGAGGACATAGAGGCCGGGCGTCGACACATTACGCGGAAGGAGTGGCTGGCGTTTTGCGTGCTTACGGATTACCTCGACAAGGTGGGGTTTGTGATTAAAGAGGGCCCCGGGCGTCCGTTATTTGAGCCAAAGGACATGTACCTTGAGCAGCAAATTTGCCTCGTAAATGACAGGAAGCAGTTTGTCTCTGTCGGCAATCGATTGGCTTCCTACCGTGCCTTCATGGCGATGAATTGGCCATTTGATCCCAGTAGAACGATGAATCCGGGCGACGAGCTTTGGGTGGTCTGCACGGATGAGGGGGAGTGGGGAACCCGTGAGGAACAAGGAGCCTTCTTGCAGTGGTTTCCGCCGCCCGGTCAACCCATGTCGCGAGGGATCGGAATTTTGAGAGGAAACCGTCTTCGTGATATGCCGTATTTCCAACCCTCCAAGTTGTATCCGGACTTCGATATGGCGCGTCCGGGGATTTCCTGA
- a CDS encoding lacI family transcriptional regulator: MHTPKSPKPPSTREIARQITDGDLRAWRALRASALSDPATMDKLRTVCVAAVRSTTPGHNESSATGFTCFLAALDVGGSDDALAEAHFDARQPSCG; this comes from the coding sequence ATGCATACGCCCAAGTCTCCGAAGCCGCCCTCCACCCGAGAAATCGCCCGGCAGATTACAGACGGCGATCTCCGGGCTTGGCGCGCGCTACGCGCCTCTGCGCTTTCCGACCCCGCGACGATGGACAAGCTACGCACCGTTTGCGTGGCCGCGGTCCGCTCCACCACACCTGGGCACAATGAATCTAGCGCCACGGGCTTCACGTGCTTCCTGGCTGCCCTGGACGTAGGTGGCAGTGACGACGCCCTGGCCGAAGCTCATTTCGACGCACGACAGCCATCCTGTGGCTAG
- a CDS encoding subtilisin-like serine protease (Precursor): MTEQKAQAHSDTTTKATTAAGTAAVSVLQELQAMQARKAEMRSELETEIVAKRAELQVLEDALAEISQERAPRRRGPAKKAAKSKSGKATAKKAAKRAGRRDYTPEQKAAQSARMREAWAKRKAKAA, from the coding sequence ATGACAGAACAAAAGGCCCAAGCCCACAGCGATACGACCACCAAAGCGACGACCGCAGCCGGAACAGCAGCCGTATCAGTCCTTCAAGAGTTGCAAGCAATGCAAGCGCGCAAAGCGGAAATGCGCAGCGAGCTTGAGACGGAAATTGTAGCCAAACGCGCGGAGCTCCAGGTTCTAGAGGACGCGCTGGCCGAGATTTCACAAGAAAGGGCACCTCGGCGCCGGGGGCCGGCGAAGAAGGCTGCCAAGTCCAAGAGCGGGAAGGCTACGGCCAAGAAGGCCGCGAAGCGTGCAGGTAGGCGAGACTACACACCGGAACAAAAGGCTGCGCAATCTGCGCGTATGAGAGAGGCGTGGGCGAAGCGGAAGGCTAAAGCAGCTTAA
- a CDS encoding transposition helper protein produces the protein MAKYGQAFKDKMVARMLPPENTPIEVLAQEARVSVGTLERWRSESLSRPARERVWTAAARLEAVLTTAALDEASRNAWCRQNGVYPQELAAWREAATQALADPEDMRATPQQTRADRRRIKELEREVRRKDKALAETTALLVLSKKLEAIFHKGEDE, from the coding sequence GTGGCGAAATACGGACAGGCATTCAAGGACAAGATGGTGGCGCGGATGCTGCCGCCGGAGAACACACCAATTGAGGTTCTCGCGCAGGAGGCACGGGTGAGCGTCGGGACGCTGGAGCGTTGGCGCAGTGAATCGCTGTCCAGACCCGCTCGCGAGCGGGTCTGGACAGCGGCGGCGCGGCTGGAGGCGGTGCTGACGACGGCCGCGCTGGACGAGGCGTCGCGTAACGCCTGGTGTCGGCAAAACGGCGTGTACCCGCAGGAACTTGCCGCCTGGCGGGAGGCGGCCACGCAGGCGTTGGCCGATCCGGAGGATATGCGCGCGACGCCGCAACAGACGCGAGCGGACCGGCGCCGGATCAAGGAGTTGGAACGGGAAGTCCGGCGCAAGGACAAGGCGCTGGCGGAGACGACGGCGTTGCTGGTGCTCTCAAAAAAACTCGAGGCGATCTTCCACAAGGGCGAGGACGAATGA
- a CDS encoding integrase catalytic subunit — protein MIARNVEEAHGAGARLRLACETAGIDLRTLQRWKVQDGLQTGDRRPQAVRPEPAHALSAQEREAVLATANEPRFADMPPARIVPALADEGTYLASESTFCRLLRAQGQNAHRGRSKPPQASRAPSTHIATAPREVWCWDMTYLPAKVAGMWFYLYLIMDLYSRKIIAWEVHDTDDADHAAKVVQRAALAEGIAANEQRPVLHGDNGSTLKATTVLAMLHWLGVKPSYSRPRVSDDNAFVESLFRTAKYRPEFPTGGFQDLDAARQWAARFVHWYNNEHRHSGIRYVTPAQRHAGQDVEILAARHDLYLQARSRNPARWSRHTRDWTPAGAVALNPERDSIVAQAGIRVHKQVHVV, from the coding sequence ATGATTGCCCGAAACGTGGAAGAGGCGCACGGCGCCGGCGCACGGCTGCGTCTGGCCTGCGAGACCGCCGGAATCGATTTGCGCACCCTGCAACGCTGGAAGGTCCAGGACGGGCTGCAAACGGGTGATCGGCGCCCGCAGGCAGTCCGCCCCGAACCGGCGCATGCGCTCAGCGCACAGGAACGCGAGGCGGTCCTGGCGACCGCCAACGAACCGCGCTTTGCCGACATGCCGCCAGCGCGGATCGTGCCGGCCCTGGCCGACGAAGGAACGTACCTCGCCAGCGAATCGACCTTCTGCCGGCTGCTTCGGGCGCAAGGGCAGAACGCCCATCGCGGGCGATCCAAGCCTCCGCAGGCGAGCCGTGCGCCGAGCACGCACATCGCCACGGCACCGCGCGAGGTATGGTGCTGGGACATGACCTACTTGCCCGCGAAGGTGGCCGGCATGTGGTTCTACCTGTACCTGATCATGGATCTTTACAGCCGCAAGATCATCGCCTGGGAGGTGCACGACACCGACGACGCCGATCATGCCGCCAAGGTGGTCCAGCGCGCGGCCTTGGCCGAGGGGATCGCCGCAAACGAGCAACGACCGGTCCTGCACGGCGACAACGGCTCCACGCTCAAGGCCACGACGGTGCTGGCGATGCTGCACTGGCTGGGCGTCAAGCCCTCGTACTCGCGCCCGCGGGTGAGCGACGACAACGCATTCGTCGAGTCCTTGTTCCGCACGGCAAAGTACCGACCGGAATTCCCGACTGGCGGCTTCCAGGACCTCGATGCCGCACGCCAGTGGGCGGCGCGATTCGTGCACTGGTACAACAACGAACACCGGCACAGCGGGATTCGGTACGTCACCCCGGCGCAGCGACATGCCGGTCAGGACGTCGAGATCCTCGCGGCGAGACACGATCTTTACCTGCAAGCTCGCAGCCGCAACCCGGCACGTTGGTCGCGCCACACGCGCGACTGGACGCCGGCCGGGGCCGTCGCCCTGAACCCAGAGCGCGACTCCATCGTTGCCCAGGCCGGAATCAGGGTTCATAAACAGGTTCACGTTGTATGA
- a CDS encoding phosphoenolpyruvate carboxylase — translation MILVSKSGFYQPARRKAEFYGIEVLTLEEANEADWPLIATLTATGVFEVMTISFEVAGILQQDDGSREQISIPLVASFSTPEGPVTIDQFVRSILDRQDVRDVLRQNISSDQPHDFWFKYSHPNGLWRCEEVGRVGQFTELRVGLKVLNSASPVAFASGKFRSVPYVSGTSTSGNPVQFVLARNPDGSASGSARVKVVVASVIQREPVYEP, via the coding sequence TTGATTCTGGTCTCCAAAAGCGGCTTCTATCAGCCTGCTCGCCGCAAAGCTGAGTTCTACGGTATAGAAGTGCTCACCCTCGAAGAGGCGAACGAAGCGGACTGGCCGCTGATAGCCACGCTGACAGCTACGGGTGTCTTTGAGGTCATGACGATCAGTTTCGAAGTGGCAGGCATTCTGCAACAGGACGACGGCTCCCGGGAGCAGATTTCAATTCCTTTGGTAGCATCGTTCTCGACGCCTGAGGGGCCGGTGACGATTGATCAGTTCGTCAGATCCATTCTGGATAGGCAGGATGTGCGAGATGTGCTGCGACAGAACATCTCGTCCGACCAACCGCATGACTTCTGGTTTAAGTACTCGCATCCCAATGGTTTGTGGCGATGCGAGGAAGTGGGAAGGGTCGGCCAGTTTACCGAGTTGCGCGTCGGCTTGAAGGTACTCAATTCTGCATCCCCTGTGGCTTTTGCATCTGGCAAATTCCGATCTGTGCCCTATGTTTCTGGCACCTCAACATCGGGCAATCCTGTTCAGTTTGTGTTGGCAAGGAATCCAGATGGCAGTGCCTCCGGATCGGCGCGCGTCAAGGTAGTTGTCGCCTCGGTCATACAACGTGAACCTGTTTATGAACCCTGA
- a CDS encoding Gp43 has translation MILQATKNGRAGTVELSDAEAFALAQLCKRISWSAARDLSVDEEETSLMLNAADRVRGVLAEAGCAVR, from the coding sequence TTGATCCTGCAAGCAACCAAGAACGGCCGGGCGGGGACGGTCGAATTGAGCGACGCCGAAGCGTTTGCGCTGGCCCAACTTTGCAAGCGCATTAGCTGGTCGGCGGCGCGCGATCTCTCGGTCGATGAGGAAGAAACTAGCCTCATGCTCAACGCCGCCGACCGGGTGCGCGGGGTGCTCGCCGAGGCGGGTTGCGCCGTCCGGTAG
- a CDS encoding anti-sigma-factor antagonist (STAS) domain protein: METKEIQITALHEIEAHSKTLMLLCKQDSMPADEAAAVRGIALRIRDLARAGVGALSGEPADAAAVFGD; this comes from the coding sequence ATGGAAACGAAGGAAATCCAGATCACCGCGCTGCACGAAATCGAGGCGCACAGCAAAACGCTCATGCTGCTTTGCAAGCAGGACAGCATGCCGGCCGATGAAGCCGCCGCGGTGCGCGGCATCGCGCTCCGGATCCGCGACCTGGCCCGGGCCGGCGTCGGGGCGCTGTCGGGCGAACCGGCCGACGCCGCGGCGGTGTTCGGGGATTGA
- a CDS encoding NAD-dependent epimerase/dehydratase (Precursor), with product MNQNQITPADARRLGRLAADKFSADDCCGLEGRDALLAACVADNLAAEHAAGSREYVEAFRETIIVMAQGARPDSEIWLAEAAERASNEWDAGEGQAEGGYASDEEEAEARDDFIAAHPDAFLVGVNDFLSETYNA from the coding sequence ATGAACCAAAACCAAATCACCCCCGCCGATGCGCGCCGCCTGGGCCGCCTGGCAGCCGACAAGTTCTCTGCAGATGACTGTTGCGGCCTGGAGGGGCGCGACGCGCTGCTCGCCGCCTGCGTCGCCGACAACCTCGCCGCCGAGCACGCCGCCGGCAGCCGCGAATATGTTGAGGCGTTCCGGGAAACGATCATCGTCATGGCGCAGGGCGCTCGCCCTGACTCCGAAATCTGGCTGGCAGAAGCGGCGGAGCGCGCATCCAACGAGTGGGATGCCGGGGAGGGGCAGGCGGAAGGAGGCTACGCAAGCGACGAGGAAGAGGCCGAAGCGAGGGATGACTTCATTGCCGCGCACCCCGACGCGTTCCTCGTCGGCGTGAACGATTTCCTTTCCGAGACCTACAATGCCTGA